Proteins co-encoded in one Deltaproteobacteria bacterium genomic window:
- the mutM gene encoding bifunctional DNA-formamidopyrimidine glycosylase/DNA-(apurinic or apyrimidinic site) lyase, protein MPELPEVETVCRTLNERLRGVRILEVRVIEARLRRPVAADFGSRLEGRTVESVNRRGKYILATLDGGSTWVSHLGMSGKLVFRPRGASLEKHDHIVFGLSDGGELRYHDPRRFGMCVVLPDREVAAWPPLASLGIDPLDPRFTAGYLYPLLHRSRRSIRDLLLDQRIVCGLGNIYINEVLHRTRVRPTRRGHRVSRALAEELARAIPALLREAIRWRGSSVSDYRDGNDHRGGFQWRLQVYDRKGAPCATCATPIKRIGLGNRGVFYCPTCQR, encoded by the coding sequence ATGCCTGAACTGCCCGAGGTCGAGACCGTCTGCCGCACCCTGAACGAGCGGCTCCGCGGCGTCCGCATCCTGGAGGTCCGGGTCATCGAGGCCCGGCTGCGGCGGCCGGTGGCCGCGGACTTCGGTTCCCGGTTGGAAGGCCGGACGGTGGAATCCGTGAACCGGCGGGGAAAGTACATCCTCGCGACGCTGGACGGCGGCTCTACCTGGGTGTCCCATCTCGGGATGTCGGGCAAGCTTGTGTTCCGGCCGCGCGGCGCGTCCCTGGAGAAGCACGATCACATCGTCTTCGGATTGAGTGACGGGGGCGAGTTGCGCTACCACGACCCGCGCCGCTTCGGCATGTGCGTGGTCCTGCCGGACCGGGAGGTGGCGGCGTGGCCGCCCCTGGCCAGTCTCGGAATCGATCCCCTGGACCCGCGTTTCACCGCCGGTTACCTGTACCCGCTGCTGCACCGCTCGCGCCGGAGCATCCGCGACCTGTTGCTCGACCAGCGCATCGTCTGCGGCCTCGGCAACATCTACATCAACGAGGTGCTGCACCGCACGCGGGTGCGGCCTACCCGCAGGGGGCACCGCGTCTCGCGCGCGCTCGCGGAGGAACTGGCGCGCGCCATTCCCGCGCTCCTGCGCGAAGCCATCCGCTGGCGCGGCAGCTCGGTGTCGGACTACCGCGACGGCAACGACCATCGCGGCGGCTTCCAATGGCGCCTGCAGGTCTACGATCGCAAGGGCGCGCCCTGCGCGACGTGCGCGACGCCCATCAAGCGCATCGGACTGGGCAACCGCGGGGTGTTCTACTGCCCGACGTGCCAGAGGTAG
- the rsmA gene encoding 16S rRNA (adenine(1518)-N(6)/adenine(1519)-N(6))-dimethyltransferase RsmA — translation MGFAPSKARGQNFLVHEHVIDAILRLVQPGEQDRILEVGPGLGFVTRRLIGAERRVWAVEVDSRLVQWLGDGPLGSHAGFQLVHDDVLKIDFDGFLPDGKIKVVANLPYSVAAPVLLRLFEEGRRFSLLVVMLQKEVARRLTAAPGTPSYGALSVWSRLYGRVTERVPVAPEAFTPKPKVDSTLLRIELLDPPALPPAEIPGLRAVVRAGFGQRRKMLGNALAGLFGSTAEAVFETAAVDPRRRAETLNLDEFGRLARAFRDAREAVR, via the coding sequence CTGGGGTTTGCGCCCAGCAAGGCGCGGGGCCAGAACTTTCTCGTCCATGAGCACGTCATCGATGCCATCCTCCGGCTCGTGCAGCCGGGCGAGCAGGACCGTATCCTGGAAGTGGGGCCCGGCCTGGGTTTCGTCACGCGCCGGCTGATCGGTGCCGAGCGCCGGGTGTGGGCGGTCGAGGTGGATTCCCGGCTGGTGCAGTGGCTGGGCGACGGTCCTCTGGGGTCGCACGCGGGCTTTCAACTGGTGCACGACGACGTGCTGAAGATCGACTTCGACGGCTTTCTGCCAGACGGCAAGATCAAGGTGGTGGCGAACCTGCCCTACAGCGTGGCAGCGCCGGTGCTGCTGCGATTGTTCGAGGAAGGGCGGCGTTTCTCGCTTCTCGTGGTCATGTTGCAGAAGGAAGTGGCGCGCCGGTTGACGGCCGCGCCGGGGACGCCCTCGTACGGTGCGCTGTCCGTGTGGTCGCGGCTGTATGGTCGCGTGACCGAAAGGGTGCCGGTGGCGCCGGAGGCGTTCACCCCCAAGCCCAAGGTCGATTCGACGCTGCTGCGCATCGAACTGCTGGACCCGCCGGCGCTTCCCCCGGCTGAGATCCCGGGGTTGCGCGCGGTGGTGCGGGCCGGTTTCGGCCAAAGGCGGAAGATGCTCGGCAACGCCTTGGCCGGCCTTTTCGGAAGCACGGCCGAAGCGGTCTTCGAAACGGCCGCCGTGGATCCCCGCCGTCGCGCCGAGACCCTGAACCTGGACGAGTTCGGCCGGTTGGCCCGGGCCTTCAGGGACGCACGGGAGGCGGTTCGTTGA
- the hisS gene encoding histidine--tRNA ligase, with the protein MNLTRIKGFADVLPGDVETWQRIERAAERVFASYNFKEIRIPVLEKSELFSRSLGESTDVIEKEMYTFADRDSKATLLSLRPEGTAGVVRAYGEGKLHQVEPVRKLYYLGPMFRRERPQKGRLRQFNQIGAEVFGRTDPYVDAELLLLLRDLWAELGVADTVLEVNSIGCAECRPGYRAALVAFLEERRADLCADCDRRLGTNPLRVLDCKRPSCGEIVSAAPSILSHLCDDCRSHFDTVLELLRDLQPEPVVNPRLVRGLDYYCRTTFEWKAGTGLGSQNTVAAGGRYDGLMQSLGGPPVAGVGFALGVERLALLLSEGDTDESGAPLLYLAWMGEAAQRWTFALAHRLRRRGRRVDLDGEARSLKSQMRRADKQGASVVLIVGPDEMERGRALVRHMATKEQTEVDFADVEESLG; encoded by the coding sequence ATGAACCTGACACGCATCAAGGGCTTCGCCGACGTTCTACCCGGCGATGTGGAGACGTGGCAGCGGATCGAAAGGGCCGCGGAACGGGTATTTGCGAGCTATAACTTCAAGGAGATTCGCATACCCGTGCTGGAGAAGTCGGAGCTCTTTTCCCGTTCCCTCGGCGAGTCCACCGACGTCATCGAGAAGGAGATGTACACGTTCGCCGACCGGGACTCCAAGGCGACGCTCCTGAGTCTGCGGCCGGAGGGCACCGCCGGCGTGGTGCGGGCGTACGGTGAAGGAAAGCTCCACCAGGTGGAGCCCGTGCGCAAGCTCTACTACCTAGGCCCCATGTTCCGCCGGGAGCGGCCTCAGAAGGGGAGGCTGCGCCAGTTCAACCAGATCGGCGCCGAGGTATTCGGCCGCACGGACCCCTACGTCGACGCCGAGCTGCTGCTGCTGCTGCGGGACCTGTGGGCCGAACTGGGGGTGGCCGATACGGTCCTGGAGGTGAACTCCATCGGCTGCGCCGAGTGCCGCCCGGGCTACCGCGCGGCGCTGGTGGCGTTCCTGGAGGAGCGCCGGGCCGACCTGTGCGCCGACTGCGACCGTCGCCTGGGGACCAATCCCCTGCGCGTGCTGGACTGCAAGCGGCCGTCCTGCGGCGAAATCGTGAGCGCGGCGCCGTCGATCCTTTCCCACCTTTGTGACGACTGCCGGAGCCACTTCGACACGGTGCTGGAGTTGCTCCGGGATCTCCAGCCGGAGCCGGTGGTGAACCCGCGCCTGGTGCGCGGCCTGGACTACTATTGCCGGACCACCTTCGAGTGGAAGGCCGGCACCGGCTTGGGCAGCCAGAACACGGTGGCCGCGGGCGGACGCTACGACGGGCTGATGCAGTCCCTGGGGGGGCCGCCGGTGGCCGGCGTGGGCTTCGCCCTGGGGGTGGAGCGCCTGGCGCTGCTCCTGTCGGAAGGGGACACGGACGAAAGCGGCGCGCCGCTGCTCTATCTCGCCTGGATGGGCGAGGCGGCCCAGCGCTGGACGTTCGCCCTGGCACACCGGTTGCGCCGGCGCGGGCGCCGGGTGGACCTCGATGGCGAGGCCCGGAGCCTCAAGAGCCAGATGCGGCGCGCCGACAAGCAGGGGGCGAGCGTGGTGCTCATCGTCGGCCCCGACGAAATGGAGAGGGGCAGGGCGCTGGTGCGCCACATGGCGACCAAGGAACAGACCGAGGT
- the uvrC gene encoding excinuclease ABC subunit UvrC, whose protein sequence is MNVEELKDHLDTLPTGPGVYLMRDGGGKVVYVGKAKELRARVRAYLRGGDGRPHVAFLMRQVADIETLVTSNEKEALILENNLIKQYKPRYNIRLKDDKSYLSIKVTAGDWPRILATRSIVKDGSRYFGPYASAVAVRETLEVIEKHFLLRSCTDYNFRNRDRPCLQYQIKRCPAPCVYPVAPEEYAGNLRQAVLFIEGKSADLLRQLRTRMRERADALEFEQAAKLRDRIRAVEKTLEKQRMVSHWGADQDIFGLYREGGFIEAQVIFVRQGKLTGNQAYSLEDHHFDDEEIVAALLTQFYQGNRFVPEEILVPVDLEDRNVHEEYLEERKGRRVTVHQPQRGEKRKLLEMAMNNARQGFSERHDQEREREKMLLELQSRLRLRRYPQRIECYDISMIQGTHAVGSRVSFFDGEPDKQNYRRYRVRTVAPETRGDDFAMMYEVIKRRFQRGLQETDLPDLMVVDGGKGQLQVALTALADLRVTDVDVVAMAKMRVTASPRLAEIERSEERLFLPYRSNPVVLRRNSNALFLLQRIRDEAHRFAITFHRSVRKRETLRSGLDGIPGVGPSRRKALLRRFGSMKRLRDASLEELLEVPSMSRPVAERILESFQGVE, encoded by the coding sequence ATGAACGTCGAGGAACTGAAAGACCATCTCGACACACTGCCCACCGGGCCCGGCGTCTACCTGATGCGGGACGGCGGCGGCAAGGTCGTCTACGTGGGCAAGGCCAAGGAGCTGCGCGCGCGGGTGCGCGCGTACCTGCGGGGCGGCGACGGCCGCCCGCACGTGGCGTTCCTGATGCGGCAAGTGGCGGACATCGAGACCCTGGTCACGAGCAACGAGAAGGAAGCGCTGATCCTCGAGAACAACCTCATCAAGCAGTACAAGCCGCGCTACAACATCCGCCTCAAGGACGACAAGAGCTACCTGAGCATCAAGGTCACCGCCGGCGACTGGCCGCGCATCCTCGCCACCCGCAGCATCGTCAAGGACGGCAGCCGCTACTTCGGCCCCTACGCTTCCGCCGTCGCCGTGCGCGAGACCCTGGAGGTGATCGAGAAGCACTTCCTGCTGCGGAGCTGTACCGACTACAACTTCCGCAACCGCGACCGCCCGTGCCTGCAGTACCAGATCAAGCGCTGCCCGGCGCCCTGCGTCTATCCCGTGGCTCCGGAGGAGTACGCCGGCAACCTGCGACAGGCGGTGCTGTTCATCGAGGGCAAGAGCGCCGATCTGCTGCGGCAGTTGCGCACGCGCATGCGGGAGCGCGCCGACGCGCTGGAGTTCGAGCAGGCGGCCAAGCTGCGGGATCGCATCCGGGCGGTGGAGAAGACCCTGGAGAAGCAGCGCATGGTGTCCCACTGGGGCGCCGACCAGGACATCTTCGGACTCTACCGGGAGGGCGGTTTCATCGAGGCCCAGGTCATCTTCGTGCGCCAGGGCAAGCTCACCGGCAACCAGGCCTATTCCCTGGAGGACCACCACTTCGACGACGAAGAGATCGTCGCCGCCCTGTTGACCCAGTTCTACCAGGGCAACCGCTTCGTTCCCGAGGAGATCCTGGTGCCGGTGGATCTGGAGGACCGGAACGTGCACGAGGAGTACCTGGAGGAGCGCAAGGGACGGCGGGTAACGGTGCACCAGCCCCAGCGGGGCGAGAAGCGCAAGCTTCTGGAGATGGCCATGAACAACGCCCGCCAGGGCTTCAGCGAGCGCCACGACCAGGAGCGGGAACGGGAGAAGATGCTCCTCGAGCTGCAGTCCAGGCTCCGGCTGCGGCGGTATCCGCAGCGGATCGAGTGCTACGACATCTCCATGATCCAGGGCACCCATGCGGTGGGTTCGCGGGTGTCGTTCTTCGACGGCGAGCCCGACAAGCAGAACTACCGGCGCTACCGCGTGCGCACCGTCGCCCCCGAGACCCGCGGCGACGACTTCGCCATGATGTACGAAGTCATCAAGCGGCGCTTCCAGCGCGGTCTCCAGGAGACCGACCTGCCGGACCTCATGGTGGTGGACGGCGGCAAGGGGCAGTTGCAGGTGGCGCTCACGGCGCTGGCGGATCTGCGGGTCACCGACGTGGACGTGGTGGCCATGGCCAAGATGCGCGTCACCGCGTCGCCGCGCCTGGCCGAGATAGAGCGCTCCGAGGAGCGCCTCTTCCTGCCCTACCGCAGCAACCCCGTGGTGCTGCGGCGCAACTCCAACGCCCTGTTCCTGCTCCAGCGCATCCGCGACGAGGCGCACCGCTTCGCCATCACCTTCCACCGGAGCGTCCGCAAGCGCGAGACCCTGCGCTCGGGCCTCGACGGCATCCCCGGCGTGGGCCCGTCGCGCCGCAAGGCCCTGCTGCGCCGCTTCGGCAGCATGAAGCGGCTGCGGGACGCTTCGCTGGAGGAACTGCTGGAGGTCCCGTCCATGAGCCGCCCGGTGGCCGAGCGCATCCTGGAATCGTTCCAAGGCGTGGAGTGA
- the lhgO gene encoding L-2-hydroxyglutarate oxidase, with protein sequence MEKFDLTIIGGGIVGLATAMRMAREHPGLRCALLEKEPELGMHQTGHNSGVLHSGIYYRPGSVKARTCVAGKKALLEFCDEHRIHYDLCGKVIVATHPEELPRLDELNRRAEANGVEGVRMIGPEELREIEPHCTGLKALHAPFTGIIDFGDVARAYARLFQAAGGAIRTSCEVTGMTRSGNGFVIETSRDALETRTLINCAGLFVDRVAAMTPGFAESVGGGIEEPVRIVPFRGEYHRLKPEKQGFVKGLVYPVPDPQFPFLGVHFTPTVHGRVEVGPNAVLAFARQGYRQSDVNLRDLYQVFTYGGFWAMARKHWKTSLPELRRSFDKRAFTRELQRLIPAIQSDDLVYSGAGVRAQAVSASGKLVDDFVIAESEGAVHVLNAPSPGATSSLGIADTICQTASRHLAS encoded by the coding sequence ATGGAAAAGTTCGATCTCACCATCATCGGCGGCGGCATCGTAGGACTGGCCACGGCCATGCGCATGGCACGCGAGCATCCCGGGCTGCGTTGCGCCCTGCTGGAGAAGGAGCCGGAGCTGGGCATGCATCAGACCGGCCACAACAGCGGCGTGCTCCACTCGGGCATCTACTACCGGCCGGGCTCGGTGAAGGCGCGGACGTGCGTTGCCGGGAAGAAGGCGCTGCTGGAGTTCTGCGACGAGCACCGCATCCACTACGACCTCTGCGGCAAGGTCATCGTCGCTACCCACCCGGAGGAGCTTCCGCGCCTGGACGAGCTGAACCGGCGCGCCGAGGCCAACGGCGTCGAGGGCGTGCGCATGATCGGCCCCGAGGAACTGCGGGAGATCGAGCCCCACTGCACCGGCCTCAAGGCGCTGCACGCCCCGTTCACCGGCATCATCGACTTCGGCGACGTGGCGCGAGCCTACGCGCGCCTGTTCCAGGCCGCCGGGGGCGCCATCCGCACCTCGTGCGAGGTGACCGGCATGACCCGGTCGGGCAACGGGTTCGTCATCGAAACCTCGCGTGACGCGCTGGAGACGCGCACGCTCATCAACTGCGCCGGGCTCTTCGTCGACCGGGTGGCGGCCATGACCCCGGGGTTCGCGGAAAGCGTCGGCGGCGGCATCGAGGAGCCGGTGCGCATCGTCCCGTTCCGGGGCGAGTACCACCGCCTCAAGCCGGAGAAGCAAGGTTTCGTGAAAGGGCTCGTGTACCCGGTGCCCGACCCCCAGTTTCCCTTCCTCGGGGTTCACTTCACGCCCACGGTGCACGGCCGCGTGGAGGTGGGTCCCAACGCGGTGCTGGCGTTCGCGCGCCAGGGCTACCGGCAGAGCGACGTCAACCTGCGGGACCTGTACCAAGTCTTCACCTACGGCGGTTTCTGGGCCATGGCGCGGAAGCACTGGAAGACCTCGCTGCCGGAGCTGCGACGCTCCTTCGACAAGCGCGCCTTCACACGCGAACTGCAGCGCCTGATCCCCGCCATCCAGTCGGACGACCTGGTTTACAGCGGCGCGGGCGTGCGCGCCCAGGCGGTGTCGGCCAGCGGCAAGCTGGTGGACGACTTCGTCATCGCCGAGTCCGAGGGCGCCGTGCACGTGCTCAACGCGCCCTCCCCCGGCGCCACCTCGTCCCTGGGCATCGCCGACACCATCTGCCAAACCGCGTCGCGGCATCTGGCATCGTGA
- a CDS encoding gamma carbonic anhydrase family protein, whose product MKTASFDFAPLTRRYAQDERKNMFIEALSHSKEISMLIQYKGQRPRVSPEAFIAPTAVLIGDVTVEAGASIWFGAVLRSDENQNPIVIGARSNVQDNCVMHSGEGAVIIEEDVTIGHAAIMEGATIRRAAIIGMNATLLEDTEIGEESLIAAGSVVVPHTRIPPRCLAAGSPAKVKKEISGEALNWIKMGSSTYTELCRSYLGGDYKVVG is encoded by the coding sequence GTGAAGACGGCGTCCTTCGACTTCGCGCCGCTGACGCGGCGCTACGCTCAGGACGAACGGAAGAACATGTTCATTGAGGCACTATCCCACTCCAAGGAGATATCCATGCTCATCCAGTACAAGGGGCAGCGCCCCAGGGTTTCGCCGGAGGCGTTCATCGCTCCCACCGCAGTGCTCATCGGCGACGTCACGGTGGAGGCCGGCGCCAGCATCTGGTTCGGCGCCGTGCTCCGTTCCGACGAGAACCAGAACCCCATCGTCATCGGCGCCAGGAGCAACGTCCAGGACAACTGTGTGATGCATTCGGGCGAGGGCGCGGTGATCATCGAAGAAGACGTGACCATAGGGCACGCCGCCATCATGGAGGGGGCCACCATCCGGCGAGCGGCCATCATCGGCATGAACGCGACGCTGCTGGAGGATACCGAGATCGGCGAGGAGTCCCTCATCGCCGCGGGCAGCGTGGTGGTGCCGCACACCCGCATCCCGCCGCGCTGCCTGGCGGCCGGCAGCCCGGCCAAGGTCAAGAAGGAGATTAGCGGCGAAGCCCTCAACTGGATCAAGATGGGCTCTTCCACCTACACCGAGCTGTGCCGGAGCTACCTGGGCGGCGACTACAAGGTGGTGGGATGA
- a CDS encoding ComEC/Rec2 family competence protein — MAIGHPTGVLVLPLLALLAGQATAIMADAAGVWPFTALLAAFSLALCFLRPRWGLLGFVCALAFHWGFSAHYKLLHPRLPADHVQHLAGRKGTVLLEGRLYREPEGQGGRSRWHLAVEREWTPEGARPATGNVRVTVRNAYRHWRYGDVIRAPLRMRAPMNWDERFDYTAYLARREIYHVAYLHNDWDVRLVRRDGGGVRGWVETGRRRIGRFVDRVFEPDTGGLLKALVVGDRGGLTAEARDRFVAVGMSHVLSISGLHVGMLSLAVYYLCRLLAGRSTWLLLRFPVHKLAALGSLAPVLLYAAVAGARIPTVRAAIMIGLYQLAVLSGRNASLFRSLALAALIAALVWPGAVMEASFQLSFLAVLFIAGGIRICRGMPFMRPSEAPREGWLQRYRPAILLSVLVPVFATLGTGPVVAHHFGILSLAGFIANPLLVPLVGFFIVPAGLLTGFLCLFAPAVSTLPARVVEPVAALFLWSVDLLAALPMAAFSLPRPGWVMVGVSYAVIATAAGCIHALLRRLPRGSSMPFV, encoded by the coding sequence ATGGCAATCGGACACCCCACGGGCGTGCTGGTGCTGCCGCTGTTGGCTTTGCTCGCCGGTCAGGCCACGGCGATCATGGCCGATGCTGCCGGCGTGTGGCCGTTCACTGCGCTGTTGGCGGCGTTCTCGCTGGCCCTCTGCTTCCTGAGACCTCGATGGGGGCTTCTCGGCTTCGTCTGCGCACTCGCGTTTCACTGGGGTTTCTCCGCGCATTACAAGTTGCTCCATCCGCGGCTGCCCGCCGACCACGTTCAGCATCTCGCCGGGCGGAAGGGGACCGTGCTCCTTGAAGGTCGCCTCTACCGCGAGCCGGAAGGGCAGGGCGGACGCAGCCGCTGGCATCTCGCCGTGGAACGGGAATGGACGCCGGAGGGCGCGCGCCCGGCCACCGGCAACGTGAGGGTAACCGTGCGCAACGCCTACCGGCACTGGCGCTACGGGGATGTGATACGGGCGCCGTTGCGCATGCGCGCGCCGATGAATTGGGACGAGCGGTTCGACTACACGGCCTATTTGGCGCGCCGCGAGATCTACCACGTGGCGTACCTGCACAACGACTGGGATGTGCGCCTGGTGCGGCGTGACGGCGGCGGTGTCCGCGGCTGGGTCGAGACCGGGCGCCGGCGCATCGGCCGGTTCGTGGATCGCGTGTTCGAGCCGGATACCGGCGGTCTGCTCAAGGCACTGGTGGTGGGCGACCGCGGCGGCCTCACCGCCGAGGCGCGGGACCGCTTCGTCGCCGTGGGCATGTCCCACGTGCTGTCCATTTCGGGGCTGCACGTCGGCATGCTGAGCCTCGCCGTCTATTATCTGTGCCGTTTGCTGGCGGGTCGCAGCACCTGGCTGCTGCTGCGCTTCCCCGTGCACAAGCTGGCGGCCCTGGGCTCGCTGGCGCCGGTGCTCCTCTACGCCGCCGTGGCCGGGGCACGGATACCCACCGTGCGCGCCGCCATCATGATCGGCTTGTACCAACTGGCGGTGCTGAGCGGGCGCAACGCAAGCCTGTTCAGAAGTCTCGCGCTGGCCGCTCTCATCGCCGCCCTGGTGTGGCCGGGAGCCGTCATGGAGGCCTCCTTCCAACTCTCTTTCCTGGCAGTGCTCTTCATCGCCGGAGGCATACGAATCTGCCGCGGAATGCCGTTCATGCGGCCGTCCGAGGCCCCGCGCGAGGGCTGGCTGCAACGCTACCGCCCAGCCATTCTCCTCTCCGTCCTCGTCCCCGTGTTCGCCACCCTTGGCACCGGACCGGTGGTGGCGCACCACTTCGGCATCCTCTCCCTGGCCGGCTTCATCGCCAACCCGCTGCTGGTGCCGCTGGTGGGCTTCTTCATCGTGCCCGCGGGCCTCCTCACGGGCTTCCTGTGCCTGTTCGCCCCCGCGGTCTCGACGCTCCCGGCACGCGTGGTCGAGCCCGTAGCCGCTCTCTTTCTGTGGAGCGTCGATCTCCTGGCCGCTCTCCCCATGGCCGCGTTCTCCCTCCCTCGTCCGGGTTGGGTGATGGTGGGGGTGAGCTACGCAGTAATCGCAACTGCCGCCGGCTGCATCCATGCGCTCCTCCGGCGGTTGCCGCGAGGTTCAAGCATGCCCTTTGTTTGA
- the uvrB gene encoding excinuclease ABC subunit UvrB yields the protein MLKERKPGWFRLVADFQPQGDQPRAIEELVEGLESGRRHQVLLGVTGSGKTFTMANVISRINRPTLVIAPNKTLAAQLYNEFRLLLPDNAVRYFISYYDYYQPEAYVPATDTYIAKDASINDEIDKLRHAATMALLERRDVVIVASVSCIYGLGSPEAYFDLMVYLEEGMRIDRDRMLRKLVDIQYERVDYDFHRGTFRVRGDTVEIFPAYEDRSALRVEFFDDVVESLLEVDPVRGKVRRRVDKATVYPASHYVTTAERMKAAVTAIREELRERLAELKRENKLLEAQRLRQRTLYDLELLEEMGYCPGLENYSRHLTGRRPGEPPPTLLNYFPDDFVLFVDESHVTVPQIGGMYRGDRSRKETLVEFGFRLPSALDNRPLNFEEFEEILHQTIYVSATPADYEIMKSGHVRVEQLIRPTGLTDPEIVVRPAATQVDDLLEEIRKRTAVNARVLVTTLTKRMAEDLTDYYQDLNVKVRYLHSDIDAIERVEIIRDLRKGVFDVLVGINLLREGLDLPEVSLVAILDADKEGFLRSERSLIQTIGRAARNVDGTVVLYADVMTDSMKLAIGETERRRGVQKAFNDAHGIVPRSVVKQIDEPLIQAYEADYVDVPLVADDGPAPSDIPRMVEKLRKEMKQASDRLEFEKAAELRDRIRGLQEKELSGPYRSRAAGRA from the coding sequence ATGCTGAAAGAGCGGAAACCCGGCTGGTTTCGCCTGGTGGCGGATTTCCAGCCCCAAGGGGACCAGCCCCGAGCCATCGAAGAGCTGGTGGAAGGCCTGGAGAGCGGGCGCCGGCACCAGGTGCTGTTGGGCGTGACGGGTTCGGGCAAGACCTTCACCATGGCCAACGTCATCAGCCGCATCAACCGGCCGACGCTGGTGATCGCGCCCAACAAGACCCTGGCGGCGCAGCTCTACAACGAGTTCCGGCTGCTGCTGCCGGACAACGCGGTGCGCTACTTCATCAGCTACTACGACTACTACCAGCCCGAGGCCTACGTTCCCGCCACCGACACCTACATCGCCAAGGACGCCTCCATCAACGACGAGATCGACAAGCTGCGCCACGCCGCCACCATGGCCCTCCTGGAGCGCCGTGACGTGGTCATCGTCGCCAGCGTCTCCTGCATCTACGGCCTGGGCTCGCCGGAAGCCTACTTCGACCTGATGGTCTACCTGGAAGAGGGCATGCGCATCGACCGCGACCGCATGCTGCGCAAGCTGGTGGACATCCAGTACGAGCGGGTGGACTACGACTTCCATCGCGGCACGTTCCGGGTGCGGGGGGACACGGTGGAGATCTTCCCGGCCTACGAGGACAGGTCGGCGCTGCGCGTGGAGTTCTTCGACGACGTGGTGGAGTCGCTGCTGGAGGTGGACCCGGTGCGCGGCAAGGTGCGCCGGCGCGTGGACAAGGCTACGGTGTATCCGGCCAGCCACTACGTCACCACCGCCGAACGCATGAAGGCGGCGGTGACCGCGATCCGCGAAGAGCTCCGGGAGCGGCTGGCCGAGCTCAAGCGGGAGAACAAGCTGCTGGAGGCGCAGCGCCTGCGGCAGCGGACCCTCTACGACCTGGAACTGCTGGAGGAGATGGGGTACTGTCCGGGCCTCGAGAACTACTCCCGCCACCTCACCGGCCGGCGCCCCGGTGAGCCGCCGCCCACGCTGCTGAACTACTTCCCCGACGACTTCGTCCTGTTCGTGGACGAGAGCCACGTCACCGTGCCGCAGATCGGCGGCATGTACCGCGGCGACCGCTCCCGCAAGGAGACGCTAGTGGAGTTCGGCTTCCGGCTGCCCTCGGCGCTGGACAACCGGCCGTTGAACTTCGAGGAGTTCGAGGAAATTCTGCACCAGACCATTTATGTTTCGGCGACTCCCGCCGATTATGAGATCATGAAGAGCGGGCACGTCCGGGTGGAGCAGTTGATCCGTCCCACCGGCCTCACGGATCCCGAGATCGTGGTGAGGCCCGCGGCCACCCAGGTGGACGACCTGCTGGAGGAGATCCGCAAGCGCACGGCGGTGAACGCACGGGTGCTGGTGACCACCCTGACCAAGCGCATGGCCGAGGACCTTACCGACTACTACCAGGACCTCAACGTGAAGGTCCGCTACCTGCACTCGGACATCGACGCCATCGAGCGGGTGGAAATCATCCGGGACCTGCGCAAGGGGGTGTTCGACGTGCTGGTGGGCATCAACCTCCTGCGGGAAGGGCTGGACCTGCCGGAAGTGTCGCTGGTGGCCATCCTCGACGCGGACAAGGAGGGGTTCTTGCGCTCGGAGCGTTCGCTGATCCAGACCATCGGCCGCGCCGCGCGCAACGTGGACGGCACCGTGGTCCTGTACGCCGACGTCATGACCGATTCCATGAAGCTGGCCATCGGCGAGACCGAGCGCCGGCGCGGGGTCCAGAAGGCGTTCAACGACGCGCACGGCATCGTGCCCCGGAGCGTGGTCAAGCAGATCGACGAGCCGCTGATCCAGGCCTACGAAGCGGACTACGTGGACGTGCCGCTGGTGGCCGACGACGGCCCGGCGCCGAGCGACATCCCGCGCATGGTGGAGAAGCTCAGGAAGGAAATGAAACAGGCTTCGGACCGGCTGGAGTTCGAGAAGGCCGCGGAGTTGCGGGACCGCATCCGCGGGCTGCAGGAGAAGGAGCTGTCCGGCCCGTACCGTTCGCGCGCGGCCGGGCGGGCGTGA